A window from Citrus sinensis cultivar Valencia sweet orange chromosome 3, DVS_A1.0, whole genome shotgun sequence encodes these proteins:
- the LOC102606956 gene encoding 50S ribosomal protein L19-1, chloroplastic, giving the protein MGSQVLPQALHWIPRSSTQCIPSKRLGFSTVLSRGPFVSHGVSVSTKPIGWNLGFFVNAQVKDSFVVRAESNEEAEANESIEEEQNEAVQAQGDVVVAVEAESEDKVEEEEVKAPRKPRVKLGDIMGILNKRAIEASESERPIPDIRTGDVVEIKLEVPENRRRLSIYKGIVMSRQNAGIHTTIRIRRIIAGIGVEIVFPLYSPNIKEIKVVSHRKVRRARLYYLRDKLPRLSTFK; this is encoded by the exons ATGGGCTCCCAGGTTCTTCCTCAG gcTCTGCATTGGATCCCAAGAAGTTCCACTCAGTGCATTCCTTCAAAGAGGCTAGGGTTTTCAACAGTTCTTTCTCGCGGCCCCTTTGTGAGCCATGGGGTTTCAGTTTCAACGAAGCCTATAGGGTGGAATTTGGGCTTTTTCGTAAATGCCCAAGTGAAAGATAGTTTTGTGGTTAGGGCGGAGTCAAACGAAGAAGCGGAAGCGAATGAGAGTATTGAAGAGGAGCAAAACGAGGCCGTTCAAGCACAAGGTGATGTTGTGGTAGCTGTAGAAGCTGAATCTGAGGATAaggttgaagaagaagaagtgaaAGCACCCAGAAAGCCCAGGGTTAAACTTGGAGATATCATGGGG ATATTGAATAAGAGGGCGATTGAGGCATCGGAGAGTGAAAGACCAATTCCAGATATTAGGACGGGTGATGTTGTGGAGATTAAATTG GAAGTTCCTGAAAATAGGCGTAGGTTGTCCATTTACAAAGGTATTGTTATGTCAAGGCAAAATGCTGGGATCCACACTACAATTCGAATTCGGAGGATTATTGCTGGCATAGGGGTTGAGATCGTATTCCCTCT TTATTCGCCAAACATCAAGGAGATAAAAGTTGTCTCCCACAGGAAAGTGAGGAGGGCAAGGCTGTACTATCTTAGAGACAAGCTTCCTAGACTCTCCACTTTCAAATGA